The following proteins come from a genomic window of Micromonospora zamorensis:
- a CDS encoding 3-isopropylmalate dehydrogenase yields the protein MARIAVVAGDGIGPEVVAQARKVLDAVLPGVQATEYDLGAARWHRTGEVLPDSVLTELAGHDAILLGAVGDPTVPPGVLERGLLLKLRFAFDQYVNLRPSRLWPGVAGPLGNVKPGEVDLVVVREGTEGLYAGAGGSLHRDTPAEVATEESLNTRHGVERVIRDAFARAGRRERRKVTLVHKTNVLTHAGSLWSRTFDVVAAEHPDIATEYQHVDAAAMFLVTQPQRYDVVVTDNLFGDILTDIAAAVTGGIGLAASGCINPEGAYPSMFEPVHGSAPDIAGQGIADPVAAVLSAALLLEQLGHAEAAARVNASVAVELASRTPGVTLRTEEVGDRLAAHAVA from the coding sequence GTGGCGCGGATCGCGGTGGTTGCCGGGGACGGTATCGGGCCCGAGGTGGTCGCGCAGGCCCGCAAGGTGCTCGACGCGGTGCTGCCCGGCGTGCAGGCCACCGAGTACGACCTCGGCGCCGCCCGCTGGCACCGTACCGGAGAGGTGCTGCCCGACTCCGTGCTGACCGAGCTGGCCGGGCACGACGCGATCCTGCTCGGCGCGGTCGGTGACCCGACGGTTCCGCCGGGTGTGCTCGAGCGAGGGCTGCTGCTCAAGCTCCGCTTCGCCTTCGACCAGTACGTCAACCTGCGCCCGTCCCGGCTCTGGCCCGGGGTCGCCGGCCCGCTCGGCAACGTCAAGCCGGGCGAGGTCGACCTGGTGGTGGTGCGCGAGGGCACCGAGGGTCTCTACGCCGGGGCCGGTGGTTCGCTGCACCGGGACACCCCCGCCGAGGTCGCCACCGAGGAGAGCCTGAACACCCGGCACGGCGTGGAGCGGGTCATCCGCGACGCTTTCGCCCGCGCCGGCCGCCGCGAGCGGCGCAAGGTCACCCTGGTGCACAAGACCAACGTGCTCACCCACGCCGGGTCGCTCTGGTCGCGCACCTTCGACGTGGTCGCCGCCGAGCACCCGGACATCGCCACCGAATACCAGCACGTCGACGCGGCGGCCATGTTCCTGGTCACCCAGCCCCAGCGCTACGACGTCGTGGTCACCGACAACCTCTTCGGCGACATCCTCACCGACATCGCCGCCGCCGTCACCGGCGGGATCGGGTTGGCCGCCAGTGGCTGCATCAACCCCGAGGGGGCGTACCCCTCGATGTTCGAGCCGGTACACGGCTCGGCGCCGGACATCGCCGGGCAGGGCATCGCCGACCCGGTTGCCGCGGTGCTCTCCGCCGCGTTGCTGCTGGAGCAGCTCGGGCACGCCGAGGCCGCGGCCCGGGTCAACGCGTCGGTCGCCGTCGAGCTGGCCAGCCGCACTCCGGGCGTGACGCTGCGTACCGAAGAGGTAGGCGACCGGCTCGCCGCCCACGCCGTAGCCTGA
- a CDS encoding branched-chain amino acid aminotransferase → MSGGDKLDFEIRPNPAPVSAADRAALLANPGFGRVFTDHMVTVRYADGKGWYDARVEARAPIPMDPASAVLHYAQEIFEGLKAYRTADGGVTMFRPDANAARFATSAQRMAMPVLPPEVFVDSLHKLIEIDREWIPTDEHGSLYLRPFMFASEVFLGVRPANEYLYMVIASPVGAYFTGGVKPVTVWVSPDYTRAAPGGTGAAKCGGNYAASLAAQAEAIEAGCDQVVFLDAVERRFVDELGGMNVFFVYDDGTVVTPPLTGTILPGITRDAILALAGAAGHQVEERPVSFADWQADAASGRLKEVFACGTAAVVTPIGGVRFPDGEFLIGGGEPGRVTMALRQQLVEIQRGEAADPHGWVQRVF, encoded by the coding sequence ATGAGCGGTGGTGACAAGCTCGACTTCGAGATCCGTCCGAATCCCGCACCGGTATCGGCCGCCGACCGGGCCGCCCTGCTGGCCAACCCCGGGTTCGGCCGCGTCTTCACCGACCACATGGTCACGGTCCGTTACGCCGACGGCAAGGGCTGGTACGACGCCCGGGTCGAGGCGCGGGCCCCGATCCCGATGGACCCGGCCAGTGCGGTGCTGCACTACGCGCAGGAGATCTTCGAGGGGTTGAAGGCGTACCGGACGGCCGACGGTGGCGTGACGATGTTCCGGCCGGACGCCAACGCCGCACGCTTCGCCACGTCGGCGCAGCGGATGGCGATGCCGGTGCTGCCGCCCGAGGTGTTCGTCGACTCGCTGCACAAGCTCATCGAGATCGACCGGGAGTGGATCCCCACCGACGAGCACGGCAGCCTCTACCTGCGGCCGTTCATGTTCGCCAGCGAGGTCTTCCTCGGCGTCCGCCCGGCCAACGAGTACCTCTACATGGTGATCGCCTCACCGGTCGGCGCGTACTTCACCGGTGGCGTCAAGCCGGTCACCGTCTGGGTCTCCCCGGACTACACCCGGGCCGCGCCCGGCGGCACCGGCGCGGCCAAGTGCGGCGGCAACTACGCCGCGTCGCTGGCGGCCCAGGCCGAGGCCATCGAGGCCGGCTGCGACCAGGTCGTCTTCCTGGACGCGGTGGAGCGCCGGTTCGTCGACGAACTGGGAGGCATGAACGTCTTCTTCGTCTACGACGACGGCACGGTGGTCACCCCACCGTTGACCGGCACGATCCTGCCGGGCATCACCCGCGATGCCATTCTCGCGCTGGCCGGGGCGGCCGGGCACCAGGTCGAGGAGCGGCCGGTCAGCTTCGCCGACTGGCAGGCCGACGCCGCCAGCGGACGCCTGAAGGAGGTGTTCGCCTGCGGCACCGCCGCGGTGGTCACCCCGATCGGTGGGGTCCGCTTCCCGGACGGCGAGTTCCTGATCGGTGGCGGCGAGCCCGGCCGGGTCACCATGGCGCTGCGTCAGCAGCTGGTCGAGATCCAGCGTGGCGAGGCCGCCGACCCGCACGGATGGGTGCAGCGGGTCTTCTGA
- a CDS encoding tyrosine-protein phosphatase, whose product MDDSRQIPLPATFNFRDAGGYLGHGGRPVRRGRLYRSDSLHRLTEQDRDAFVAIGIRTVIDLRRPTEVERDGRVPAYQGLTYRHIHPEHDDWAGVPHEEGASLARYLADRYAALAQTGTAGLAEAVGLIADSANAPVVVHCVAGKDRTGIVCALTLAVLGVDDADITADYALSSEASARYSAWLASINPGGGDLPAPFLASPAEAMQIFLDELREGHGSVEAYLRHAGVTDEQLAALRAHLLAEPTEA is encoded by the coding sequence ATCGACGACAGCCGACAGATCCCGCTCCCCGCCACCTTCAACTTCCGCGACGCCGGCGGCTACCTCGGGCACGGTGGCCGACCCGTACGCCGTGGTCGGCTCTACCGCTCCGACTCGCTGCACCGCCTCACCGAACAGGACCGGGACGCGTTCGTCGCGATCGGCATCCGCACCGTCATCGACCTGCGCCGCCCCACCGAGGTGGAGCGGGACGGCCGGGTGCCTGCATACCAGGGGCTGACCTACCGGCACATCCACCCGGAGCACGACGACTGGGCGGGCGTGCCGCACGAGGAGGGCGCGAGCCTGGCCCGGTACCTCGCGGACCGGTACGCCGCCCTGGCCCAGACCGGCACCGCCGGGCTGGCCGAGGCCGTCGGTCTGATCGCCGACTCCGCCAACGCCCCGGTGGTGGTGCACTGCGTCGCCGGCAAGGACCGCACCGGCATCGTCTGCGCGCTGACCCTCGCCGTGCTCGGCGTCGACGACGCGGACATCACCGCGGACTACGCGCTCAGCAGCGAGGCGTCGGCCCGGTACAGCGCGTGGCTGGCCTCCATCAACCCGGGCGGCGGGGACCTGCCGGCGCCGTTCCTGGCCTCACCCGCCGAGGCGATGCAGATCTTCCTGGACGAGCTGCGCGAGGGGCACGGTTCGGTCGAGGCGTACCTGCGGCACGCCGGTGTGACCGACGAGCAGCTCGCCGCGCTCCGCGCCCACCTGCTCGCCGAGCCCACCGAGGCGTAG
- the cimA gene encoding citramalate synthase: MTFQVFDTTLRDGAQREGLTYSVVDKLAVARLLDEFGVGFIEGGWPGAVPKDTEFFRRARTELDLRHAVLVAFGATRKAGVAVADDPQVRALLDAQTPAVALVAKADSRHVERALRTTGAENLAMIHDTVSHLVREGRRVFVDGEHFFDGYRHDPAYGAAVVQTALAAGAERMVLCDTNGGMLPSQVTAVIADLTDRLGIDAALLGMHAQNDTSCAVANTIAAVEAGVRHVQGTANGYGERPGNADIFAVVANLQLKLGMPVLPEGCLAQMVRVSHAIAEIANIAPDTHQAYAGAAAFAHKAGLHASAIKVDPLLYNHVDPSVVGNDMRILITEMAGRASVELKSRELGLDLAGSPEALTRVTNRVKELEAGGWSFEAADASFELLVRSELPEGSPARPFTLESYRVLVEHREDGAVVSEATVKIRVRGERVIATAEGNGPVNALDEALRVGLARHYPQLRDFELADYKVRILEGSHGTGAVTRVLLETANGTGRDWTTVGVHPNVVEASWHALVDALTYGLAPTTV; this comes from the coding sequence ATGACGTTCCAGGTCTTCGACACGACGTTGCGCGACGGCGCCCAACGCGAAGGGCTCACCTACTCGGTGGTCGACAAGCTGGCCGTGGCCCGGCTGCTCGACGAGTTCGGGGTCGGCTTCATCGAGGGCGGTTGGCCGGGCGCGGTGCCCAAGGACACCGAGTTCTTCCGCCGGGCGCGCACCGAACTGGACCTGCGGCACGCCGTCCTGGTCGCGTTCGGCGCCACCCGCAAGGCCGGTGTGGCGGTCGCCGACGACCCACAGGTGCGTGCCCTGCTGGACGCGCAGACGCCGGCGGTGGCCCTGGTTGCCAAGGCCGACAGCCGGCACGTCGAGCGCGCGTTGCGCACCACCGGCGCGGAGAACCTCGCGATGATCCACGACACCGTCAGCCACCTCGTCCGCGAGGGCCGGCGGGTCTTCGTCGACGGTGAGCACTTCTTCGACGGCTACCGGCACGATCCCGCGTACGGCGCGGCGGTGGTGCAGACCGCGCTGGCCGCCGGCGCCGAGCGGATGGTGCTCTGCGACACCAACGGCGGCATGCTGCCGTCCCAGGTGACCGCCGTGATCGCTGACCTGACCGACAGGCTGGGGATCGACGCCGCGCTGCTCGGCATGCACGCCCAGAACGACACCTCCTGCGCGGTGGCTAACACGATCGCCGCCGTGGAGGCGGGTGTCCGCCACGTCCAGGGCACCGCCAACGGGTACGGCGAACGCCCCGGCAACGCCGACATCTTCGCGGTCGTCGCCAACCTCCAACTCAAGCTGGGCATGCCCGTCCTACCGGAGGGCTGCCTGGCACAGATGGTGCGGGTCTCGCACGCCATCGCCGAGATCGCCAACATCGCCCCCGACACCCACCAGGCGTACGCCGGGGCTGCCGCCTTCGCTCACAAGGCGGGGCTGCACGCGAGTGCGATCAAGGTCGACCCGTTGCTCTACAACCACGTGGACCCGTCGGTGGTGGGCAACGACATGCGGATCCTGATCACCGAGATGGCCGGCCGGGCCAGCGTCGAGCTCAAGAGTCGTGAGCTCGGCCTGGACCTGGCCGGCAGCCCGGAGGCACTGACCCGGGTCACCAATCGGGTCAAGGAGCTGGAGGCGGGTGGCTGGTCCTTCGAGGCTGCGGACGCCTCCTTCGAGTTGCTGGTCCGCTCCGAGTTGCCGGAGGGCAGCCCGGCCCGACCGTTCACTCTGGAGTCGTACCGGGTGCTGGTCGAGCACCGCGAGGACGGCGCGGTGGTCTCCGAGGCGACCGTCAAGATCCGGGTACGCGGTGAGCGGGTGATCGCCACCGCCGAGGGCAACGGCCCGGTCAACGCGCTCGACGAGGCGCTGCGGGTGGGCCTGGCCCGGCACTACCCGCAGCTGCGCGACTTCGAGCTGGCCGACTACAAGGTGCGCATCCTGGAGGGCAGCCACGGCACCGGCGCGGTGACCCGGGTGCTGCTGGAGACCGCCAACGGCACCGGCCGGGACTGGACCACTGTCGGTGTGCACCCCAACGTGGTCGAAGCGAGCTGGCACGCCCTGGTCGACGCCCTCACCTACGGCCTGGCCCCCACCACGGTCTAA
- a CDS encoding endonuclease/exonuclease/phosphatase family protein, protein MIVDAPSTLTPTPTSGWHRSARLRTAVCWLVVAPTALWAALRLIGLDRGPLVQALAFTPYVAGFSVLALTLTLALRRWWPAALAAVAAVALLGAVAPRALASAQPTVAGPTVRLLTANLLAGAGDARTLVELVRRYEVDVLTVQEFTPDAQAALDRFGLDGLLPHRQLNPEIGTPGSGLYSRWPLTDVGLRRNLGGWGFTQAHGTIAIPDAPPVRVESAHPSAPYAVDQVGAWRADLKGQPPATPDGGLQILAGDFNATLDHSPLRALLSTGYVDAADATGKGLTGTWGPYDGDLIPPVTIDHVLVDRRIAVRSVKVLALPGSDHRPVLATVTLPTR, encoded by the coding sequence ATGATCGTCGACGCTCCGTCAACGCTCACTCCCACGCCCACGTCGGGGTGGCACCGAAGCGCTCGGCTCCGCACGGCGGTCTGCTGGCTGGTGGTCGCCCCGACAGCCCTCTGGGCCGCCCTCCGACTGATCGGCCTGGACCGGGGGCCGCTGGTGCAGGCGCTCGCCTTCACGCCGTACGTCGCGGGCTTCAGCGTGCTGGCCCTCACCCTCACCCTCGCCCTGCGGCGCTGGTGGCCGGCGGCCCTCGCGGCAGTGGCGGCGGTGGCACTGCTCGGTGCCGTGGCACCCCGGGCGTTGGCCTCCGCGCAGCCGACGGTGGCCGGGCCGACCGTCCGGCTGCTCACCGCCAACCTGCTCGCCGGCGCCGGCGACGCGCGGACCCTGGTCGAGCTGGTGCGGCGCTACGAGGTGGACGTGCTCACCGTGCAGGAGTTCACCCCGGACGCGCAGGCGGCCCTGGATCGGTTCGGCCTCGACGGGCTGCTGCCGCACCGGCAGCTCAACCCGGAGATCGGCACACCCGGCTCCGGGCTCTACTCGCGGTGGCCGCTCACCGACGTCGGCCTGCGGCGCAACCTCGGCGGCTGGGGCTTCACCCAGGCGCACGGCACGATAGCCATCCCCGACGCGCCCCCGGTCCGCGTGGAGTCGGCTCACCCCTCGGCGCCATACGCGGTGGACCAGGTGGGCGCCTGGCGTGCCGACCTGAAGGGTCAACCACCGGCCACCCCGGACGGCGGCCTGCAGATCCTCGCCGGCGACTTCAACGCCACCCTCGACCACAGCCCTCTGCGGGCCCTGCTGAGCACCGGTTACGTCGACGCCGCCGACGCCACCGGAAAGGGCCTGACCGGCACCTGGGGCCCGTACGACGGGGACCTCATCCCACCGGTCACCATCGACCACGTGCTCGTCGACCGGCGCATCGCGGTCCGGTCGGTGAAGGTGCTCGCCCTACCCGGCAGCGACCACCGCCCCGTCCTAGCCACCGTGACCCTCCCAACCCGGTAA